CTATAGAACTATTAAACAGGTTTGATAATCTGGCAGAAGCGGATGCATTTTTGCAAACAAACTATGCCTTGAAAAATGGCTGGAGTGATAAACCGCAGACAGTAGAAAAATTGTACGCTATACTCCGTAAGAAATTTATCTAAATAACATAACGGATCATATAAAAACACAACAGGCATTCCATCCGGAATGCCTGTTGTGTTTTTATCCTAAATCAAAGTTGACCCAGTCAATGCCCTGATGACCAAAAATAAAATATTTGGGCTGGATGATCTCTGCCAGTATTTCCAGTTCCAGTAAATAGTCTTTGCCCGGTACATTTGCGAAATCATCTTTTTTGATAATGTAGATTTTATTATTCTTAATAGCAGGAATACTGTTCCATTCTTCCTGTTGAATAAACTGAGGTAATTGTCCGTACAGTAAAAATTCGTCCTGCTTAATCAGGAGCATATCAGCGTCTTTATATTGCTGAATATCTAATGGTACTCCACCTGCGATACGAATGCTTTCTGATATCAGTGCAGACTGAAGAGGGGAGGCAGGGTCTATATTTTCAAGTAAGAGCACTTTTGGGCGAGTCTCTGTCGGTATAAATTTTAGCTTGTGAACCAATATATCTACCTCTTCTTCCAGTTCTTCTGCAAGATTACTGCTGGGCGTATGCATATGTGTGAACCGTTCAATAAACAATTTGAGGTCTTCAAAGGAAGCTATATTCTGGGCGGATTGTACGAGTGCAGGTTCCATGCTGATCTGTTGGAGATTTAATTTTTCTACCAGTTCATCAATCAGTGCGTTTTTATATTCAAGCATGCTGCAAAGGTAATAAGGATCAGGATAACTACCTAATTCCATTGGTTTGACAGAAGTAAATTTGTTATTTCAGCGCTGTATTTTGTAAATTGCATCTTCAAAACAGCTAAATAAATATATAAAGATATGTTTGATAAACTTTTCGAAGCCCAACAAAAGGCACAAGAGATTAAAAAGAGACTGGATAATATTTCTGTTTTCGGCGAAGCAGAAGGGGGCGTGATCAAAGTGGTGGCCACAGCAAATAAGGAAATCAGAGAGATCACTATTGATCCTGTTTTTCTGGATAATGCAGACAAGGAAGAGTTGGAGGAACTTTTGATCGTCGCACTGAATAAAGCCCTTGTACAGGCCGAAAATGTCAGTCAATCCGAAATGCAGGCTTCTGCTCAGGATATGTTGGGTGGTTTTGGCGGATTGGGTAATTTGTTCAATAAATAAAACAACAGGCTATATGAAAGTTACTTATTACGGACAATCCTGTGTGTTATTTGATTTTGACGGGCATCAGGTATTATTAGATCCTTTTATTACATATAATCCGATTGCGGAACATGTGGATGTAAATGCGCTTCATCCTGAATATATATTTGTCAGTCACGCACATCAGGATCATGTGGCTGACCTGCTGACGGTGCAAAAGAATAGCAATGCTACAGTTGCTACAGTTGTGGAAACAGCTGCGTGGGTAAGAAAACAGGGTGTTTCGGACGATAAAGTTGTGGAGTTCAATCTCGGAGGTACCATTGAGACTACTTTTGGAAAAGCCAAGATGGTGATTGCTATTCATACCAACAGTACACCGGACGGAGCATATGGCGGCTGGCCTGTCGGTTATGTGTTTTTTGCAGGAGGCAAAAAAATCTATTTTGCCGGAGATACAGCGTTAACATATGATATGAAACTATTGGAAGATCTGCAGCTGGACTGGGCATTTTTACCGATAGGAGGTCATTATACTATGGATGTAGAGGATGCTGTAAAGGCAGCTCAGTTTATCAACTGTAAACATATTGTCGGTATTCATTATAACACGTTTCCACCGATTACAATTGATGTAGAGGAAGCGAAGCGGAAGTTTAGTGAAGCCGGACTGCAATTGTCATTGCCGGGAATCGGAGAGTCATTAACACTTTAGTACAGCATGTACAAAAGCGTACAACATAAAAAAAACCGGAAAATTGATTTTCCGGTTTTTTTATGTTTAATTCTAATGTTTATTTCTTAGCTGCACGGTTCATGTGGAACTGTACCAGATCATCGATTGGCGAACGAAGGATTTTTCCTACTTTCATTCCGTAGTGACCAGCTTTTTCTTCCAGTACATTGCGGAAGTTGTAGCCTACAGAACCAATACAATTGAATGTATAGCTTTGGTAGTCAGGGTATTTGCTTACCAGATTGCTGAAGAAAGCCTCGAAAGAATCTTCTACAATTTTGCGGGTATATTGAATATTGACATTGTTGTCATATACGAATTTGCTGAAACTTGCACAGAAACGGTTCGCTAACGGCTTAGTATATACGCTGTCCATAATTTCATCAGGTAACAGCTTGTAGGTTTCATAAAATACTTTCTTTACATCTGCAGGCATAAGATCACGGATATAATCTATCAGTAGTTTTTTACCGATATAGCTTCCGCTTCCCTCATCTCCTAATATATAGGCACCGGAATCAATGTTTTTTGTAATCTCTTCACCATCATATATACAGCTGTTGGTACCTGTACCTAAAATAGCTGCAAAACCGGATTCTGTACCTAACAGTGCTCTTGCTGCTGCAAGCAGATCGTGTCCAACTTCAACTTTAGAATTAGGGAAAACCTGTTTTATCGCATTGACTACGATTTGTGCTTTCTCCTGGTTGTGAACTCCTGCTCCGTAATAGTTTACTTCAGAGATTTTGTCAAATGGTAAGTCAAGAGGAAGTCCTTTTTTTAATGAATTAACGATGTATTCACTATCCACAAAGTATGGATTGTATCCTTCAGTATTAAAGTAAATTTTCTTGTTGGAATCATCTAACAAACACCAGTTTGTCTTGGTAGATCCTCCGTCAGCAATTATAATCATTATGTATGAAGTTAATTTGTGTTTATATTGTTTGTTTGTTGTTTCTCTTAATAAAATGATATGTTTATCTCTCCGAAAATACGTTTTTTATGCATAAAACAATAATATTTAGATTGTTTATTTTGAATAATAATGAGTTGATCATTACTTTTTAATAAAAAACGCCGTTTACAATGCTGTAAACGGCGTTTGTGAATTTCGTCACAATTTTATTCAATAGTGTACTAAATACAATTAGTCTGTCGGTTTTTACTGAATTAGTGACCTCCTTCAGCTTCTATTTCATCAATATTGATTCCTTGTTTCTTTAAGAATCCTCTCACCATAATGGCAAATATGACAATATATACAAAACCGAATAGTGGTAAAATATAAGAATTATGGATGCCGATAATGTCAGCTAATTTTCCCTGAATAGGAGGGATTACACCACCGCCCAGGATCATCATTACCAGGAATGCAGAACCCTGAGCCGTATACTTGCCTAATCCAACGATCGATAAACTGAAAATAGACGACCACATAATAGAACATGCAAGTCCGCCTGCAAGGAAAGCATAAATAGCTACAACTCCTGATGTCAACAGGCCTGTCAGCATCGCACCGATTCCGAATAATCCAAAGATAATCAATGTACGAACAGGCTTTTCTTTACTCAGGAAGAATGCTATGATCTGAATCGCAATACATACTGCGTAGAAGTAAAGATGTGACATCTCAAATCCTGCTAATGTGTTGACACCTATAATAACGGAGAAAGCTATAAACGGAACTATAATCAATAATAATTGTTTCGTCGATTTTGCCAGTTTAAATGCACTGATCGCTCCGGCCCATCGTCCGATCATCATACTCCCCCAGTACATAGATACATAAGGTGTGATCTGTGAGGATTGAAGACTTCCGAATTCTTTCAGTGTCAATAACTCTCCCAGATTACTTCCAATTGCAACTTCTACACCTACATATAAGAATAAAGCCAGCATTCCTAATACCAATTGAGGATATTTCATTGCTCCCCATCCCTCTGCATTTTTCTTAGCACTCAGATTAGAGTATAACAAACCGCCTACAACAACTATAAATGCACCTGCCAGCCACATCATTCTTGTTTTTTCCAGAGGATGTGATATTTCAGCAATTTGTGCCTTTAGCTGATCAATAGCAGAGGAATCTGTCAATGTTTTGAGTTGTTCACGCAATGCTTCAAGCTGGATTGCTTCATCGCTTTTGTAGCTTAAGAATACAGGTGCAAACATAGCAAACAACAAGATGGTCATAATGATCAGTGTTGTCAATGCCTTGCTTGCTTTTTCCATTGGCTCATCACTGATACCCGCAGGTACTTTTTTAGAGAAATGGAATAACGCTGCTGCCAAAACAAATAATAAGCCAACTCCTATATACAGAATGATGACTTTATCTAAAGGCAGATTTGCAATCTCACTGTCAGAGATTGTTTCGAATGTTCCGAAAAGTGCGAATCCAATAACCAAAGGACCGATTGTCGTCCCGAATGAATTGATTCCTCCCCCAAGGTTTACGCGTGAAGAACCTGTTTTAGGGTCGCCTAAAAGTACAGCAAACGGGTTGGCTGCGGTCTGTTGCAAGGAAAAACCCAAAGCAACCGTAAATAACCCAAGTAACATTCCCACATACAAGTTTACTTCTACAGCAACGATCATAGCCCCTGCACCAAGTGCAGAAAAAAGTAATCCATAGACAATACTTTTCTTGTATCCCCAATGTCCAACGAGATCTTTACCTTTTACTGTGCTGAAAATGAATAACAGCAAAGCGCCAATGTAATAAGCCGTGTAAAATGCAAAGTCAATTAGCTGAGATTGAAATTGATCTAAATGGAAATAGTTTTTACAAAAAGGAATGAAAACACTGTTTCCAGCAGCAATGAAACCCCAGAAAAAGAATACCACTACCAACGTATACAGGGCAGGGTAATTAGTTTTAATTTCGTTTTCTTTCATGAAAGGTGATTTTAAATAAGACAGCTAACATACAAAGAATTCAAAACAAATCTCCATAATTTAACCAAAAAAGTTACGTTAAAGTATTTAGTAAAACGATTTACTTAACAGAAGATTCTTGTAATTTGGTTTTTTTTTCAATTTTTCTTTGAAATTAGAATACTTATGTTTTTCTTTGTGGCTGTTCTCAAAAATTATTCGTTTCTGGCCTGAAAGAATTCACTTAGTTCTGGAAGCCAAGCATTTTAACAGATACGGCATAAGTTGAAATTGTTAAAACTAAATGAATAGTTTTCATGTTAAGTAAAAAATCCTATATCTTATAATACATATAAAAATTAATGGATGTTAATGAATTGAATGCAAAGCTCGTTTCCGAATTGCGCGAGATTGCCAAAGCTATTGGTATAGAAGATGCCGATAAATTAAGAAAGCAGGAACTCATTGATAGAATTATCCAGACCGGAGATGAAAACAATGCTGAAGCTGCCTCTTCAGAGCCTTCTTCTATCCAAGATGATGCATCTGAAAGACCAAGACGCCGTACCCGCACTGTAAAAACAGAGCCTGTAACGATCAGAAGAAGATCTGATGACGATGTTGAGACTCAAGAACATCCTGAGAAAACGACAGAAGCTACTGAAGAAACAAAGGTTACAGCTGTACCTAAAGCTGCTCCTGCAAAAACTGAAGCCGCTGTTGTACCTACGGATTTCGATAATGTGATTGTAAATGAAGGTGTCCTTGAAATTATGCCTGACGGATACGGTTTCCTGCGCTCCTCTGATTATAACTACCTAACTTCTCCAGACGATATATATGTTTCACAATCTCAGATCAAACTTTTTGGTTTGAAAACAGGTGATACTGTCCGCGGCAGCATACGTCCTCCGAAAGAAGGTGAAAAATATTTCCCGTTAGTACGGGTAGAGGCTATCAACGGACAGAACCCGGCTGAAGTGCGGGATCGTGTACCTTTTGATTACCTGACTCCATTGTTTCCAACAGAACGTTTGAACCTGAATATGGGTGCGAATAATTATTCAACCCGTATTATGGATCTGTTTACGCCAATTGGTAAAGGTCAGCGCGGTCTTATCGTCGCTCAACCTAAAACAGGTAAAACAAACCTCCTGAAAGAGGTCGCAAATGCAATTGCCAAAAATCACCCTGAAGTATACCTTATTATTCTATTGATTGATGAGCGTCCGGAAGAGGTGACAGATATGGCCAGAAGTGTTCGCGCAGAAGTCGTTGCTTCTACATTTGATGAACCTGCTGACCGTCACGTTAAGATTGCAAATATCGTATTGGAAAAAGCAAAACGTATGGTAGAGTGCGGACATGATGTGGTGATCCTGTTGGATTCAATCACTCGTCTGGCACGTGCTTATAATACTGTAGCACCTGCATCCGGTAAGATTCTATCAGGTGGTGTGGATGCAAATGCTTTACACAAACCAAAACGTTTCTTTGGTGCTGCCCGTAACATTGAAAACGGTGGTTCATTGACGATTCTGGCAACAGCGCTTACAGAGACAGGATCTAAAATGGATGAGGTTATCTTTGAAGAATTTAAAGGTACAGGTAACATGGAATTACAGTTGGATCGCAAATTGGCGAACAAACGTGTCTTCCCTGCTATTGACCTTACAGCTTCAAGTACTCGTCGTGACGATCTGTTGTCTGATAAAGATACTTTACAGCGTGTCTGGGTGTTACGTAATCACCTTGCGGATATGAACTCCAATGAAGCAATGGAATTCTTGCTTGCTCAGATGAGAGGTACGATGTCTAATGAAGAGTTTTTGATCAGTATGAATGGGTAAAACCATTTAAAATGTATAATTTTAAGCCATCTTTGAAGATTGTGATCTTTCAGAGATGGCTTTTTTAGTTATATACTACATGAAAAAATACATTCCGAATACGTTGACCTGCCTGAATCTTTTTAGTGGATGTGTGGGGGTACTTTTTGCTCTTAAGGGAGAATTTCAATATACCTTTTACTGTGTTTTATTTTCTGGAGTATGTGATTTCTTTGATGGTATGGCTGCAAGAGCTTTACATGTCAAGTCAACTATCGGTAAGGAGTTAGATTCTCTGGCAGACATGATTAGTTTTGGCTTTTTACCCGGAGCCGTGATCTACTTTTTATTAAAGGAAATCAATACAGAAATGTCTTTGCTACCTTATCTGGCATTTGTGATGACAGTATTCTCAGGTCTAAGATTGGCAAAATTTAATGTGGATGAACGTCAGTCTACAGATTTTATTGGCCTGAATACACCAATGAATACCTTTTATATTATTTCTTTGCCGTTTATTGCGCAGATCTATCCAGAGATCATTATGAATAATGTATTCCTTTTAATTACAGTGGCGCTATCCAGTGCGCTGTTAGTTTCCGAACTTCGACTTTTTTCGATGAAATTATCTTCTCTAAGTTGGAAAGCTAACCAGTTTAAATATCTGTTTCTGATTCTGAGTGTCGTGTTGCTGGCCATATTGAAGTTTCTGGCTATTCCGTTTATTCTTCTATTCTATATTATATTCTCTATTATTCACTTCCGTACGCCGCAACAGGACAAAGGCTAACTTAAGGAGTTCAGATAGTGTTGCAATTCACCGTACAAATCCTGTAGTTGCTTTTCCAGCAATGTAAATTCATCTTTTATCAGATCGATATCGGCATTTTGTTTTGCTAAGGATTCTATCTTAACAATTCTGTCTTTTAAGGCAAATGCACCTATGTATTCCATTGTTGGCTTGATATGATGAGCCTTGCTTGCTATTTCATTCAGATTATTATTCTTTATCGCAGTCCTTAATGCTTCTTCATCCAGAGGAGTCTGAGCCACATACAGTGTTATAAACTCACGTATAATATCACTGTTGTCCATCATCGTAGACGAGATTAGGCTTGGATCAATTAGGTTATACATAATCTATTTATTTAAGGATGTTAACAAATAAAGAGTCTTTGCAGTTTTGAAATAATACTAAATTAGTTTTATGCAATACAGGATGTTCAAAATCTGCTGCAATCTCCGTTAAAGGTGCCAATACAAAATTTCTTTCCTGAATGTAAGGGTGCGGGATTATCAGGTTTTCCTGATGTATGCAACTGTTGTTATAGTATAGAATATCAATATCTATAATACGTGCACCCCATTTTTCATGACGTATCCTGCCCAGCTTGGTTTCGATCTTTTGAGTTTGTTTTAAGAGATCATCCGGTGAAAGCATAGTCTCCACCTTTATTACCTGATTGATAAAATTTGGCTGATCCTCAAGACCCCATGCTTCACTTTCATACAAACCCGATAGACTGGTCAGCCTGCCGATATGATGTTCAATCTGTATGCGCGCTTCTGCCAGCATCACAAGAGGTTCTCCCAGGTTAGCTCCCAATAGCAGATATGTCTGATTCATTTATAAAAACTATATTTTGATTTACTTGTATAATATATTGTATTAAATAATTTATTGATTTACATTTATGACTGCTTACGAAAGTTAATTCAAATTATATACGCACAAACATGAAATCATTTTTAAAATATGTACTGGCGACTATTACCGGTATTGTCATTGCAACGGTTATTCTTTTTATTGTCATTGCCGGGATAATAGGATCTTTGATCAGCAGTGCTTCTACTGATGCTGCTCCGGTTGTTGCCGATAACTCTGTTCTTTATATTACATTGAATCATGAAATAAAAGAGCGGAGTGAAACGAATCCGCTTGAAGGTGTCGACATTCCGGGACTTGGTACAACGAAAACCCTGGGACTGGACGATATTCTGGAACGTATTCAATCCGCAAAGACTGATAGCAAAATTAAGGGAATTTATTTGAATATATCCGGTGTAAATACAGGTTTTGCAACTTTACAGGAAATCCGGGATGCACTGATAGACTTTAAGGCGTCCAAAAAATTTATTGTGTCCTACAGTGAAGGATACACACAAAAAGCGTATTACCTGGCTTCTGTGGCGGATAAAATTTATTTAAATCCGGAAGGAAGTCTTGATTTCAGGGGATTGAGTACTTCGATCATGTTTATGAAGGATGCTTTGGATAAGTTGGGAGTTGATATGCAGGTTGTCAAAGTTGGTACATACAAAAGTGCTGTAGAACCTTTTATGTTAAATGGAATGAGTCAGCCCAACCGTCTTCAGGTTGAATCTTATTTAGGTAGTTTGTATACCACATTTCTGGATAACGTGTCTGCGAGTCGTAAGATTCCGGTAGACTCTTTGCGTTCTATCGCGGATCGATATGCGGTACGTGATGCAGAGGATGCTGTCAGCTTGAAGTTGGTTGATGCAGTGCTGTATAAAGATGAATTGATAGAAGAAGTAAAGAAAAGATTGAATATTAAAGATAAAAAGAAAGATTTCTCAACTGTTTCCATTCTTGATTATCGTGCTAATTCCAGTACTTCTGAAGGAGAAGGACGTGTCGCTGTATTGTATGCGGAAGGGGATATCGTATCAGGTGAAGGAGAAAGCGGTCAGATTGCTTCAGATAAGGTTTCACGTGAATTACGTAAATTAAGAGAAGATGATCGTGTGAAGGCGGTGGTTTTCCGTGTGAATTCGCCCGGAGGAAGT
The Sphingobacterium spiritivorum genome window above contains:
- a CDS encoding MFS transporter, whose translation is MKENEIKTNYPALYTLVVVFFFWGFIAAGNSVFIPFCKNYFHLDQFQSQLIDFAFYTAYYIGALLLFIFSTVKGKDLVGHWGYKKSIVYGLLFSALGAGAMIVAVEVNLYVGMLLGLFTVALGFSLQQTAANPFAVLLGDPKTGSSRVNLGGGINSFGTTIGPLVIGFALFGTFETISDSEIANLPLDKVIILYIGVGLLFVLAAALFHFSKKVPAGISDEPMEKASKALTTLIIMTILLFAMFAPVFLSYKSDEAIQLEALREQLKTLTDSSAIDQLKAQIAEISHPLEKTRMMWLAGAFIVVVGGLLYSNLSAKKNAEGWGAMKYPQLVLGMLALFLYVGVEVAIGSNLGELLTLKEFGSLQSSQITPYVSMYWGSMMIGRWAGAISAFKLAKSTKQLLLIIVPFIAFSVIIGVNTLAGFEMSHLYFYAVCIAIQIIAFFLSKEKPVRTLIIFGLFGIGAMLTGLLTSGVVAIYAFLAGGLACSIMWSSIFSLSIVGLGKYTAQGSAFLVMMILGGGVIPPIQGKLADIIGIHNSYILPLFGFVYIVIFAIMVRGFLKKQGINIDEIEAEGGH
- a CDS encoding CDP-alcohol phosphatidyltransferase family protein — encoded protein: MKKYIPNTLTCLNLFSGCVGVLFALKGEFQYTFYCVLFSGVCDFFDGMAARALHVKSTIGKELDSLADMISFGFLPGAVIYFLLKEINTEMSLLPYLAFVMTVFSGLRLAKFNVDERQSTDFIGLNTPMNTFYIISLPFIAQIYPEIIMNNVFLLITVALSSALLVSELRLFSMKLSSLSWKANQFKYLFLILSVVLLAILKFLAIPFILLFYIIFSIIHFRTPQQDKG
- a CDS encoding Hpt domain-containing protein, whose product is MYNLIDPSLISSTMMDNSDIIREFITLYVAQTPLDEEALRTAIKNNNLNEIASKAHHIKPTMEYIGAFALKDRIVKIESLAKQNADIDLIKDEFTLLEKQLQDLYGELQHYLNSLS
- a CDS encoding YbaB/EbfC family nucleoid-associated protein, producing MFDKLFEAQQKAQEIKKRLDNISVFGEAEGGVIKVVATANKEIREITIDPVFLDNADKEELEELLIVALNKALVQAENVSQSEMQASAQDMLGGFGGLGNLFNK
- a CDS encoding metal-dependent hydrolase: MKVTYYGQSCVLFDFDGHQVLLDPFITYNPIAEHVDVNALHPEYIFVSHAHQDHVADLLTVQKNSNATVATVVETAAWVRKQGVSDDKVVEFNLGGTIETTFGKAKMVIAIHTNSTPDGAYGGWPVGYVFFAGGKKIYFAGDTALTYDMKLLEDLQLDWAFLPIGGHYTMDVEDAVKAAQFINCKHIVGIHYNTFPPITIDVEEAKRKFSEAGLQLSLPGIGESLTL
- the sppA gene encoding signal peptide peptidase SppA; translated protein: MKSFLKYVLATITGIVIATVILFIVIAGIIGSLISSASTDAAPVVADNSVLYITLNHEIKERSETNPLEGVDIPGLGTTKTLGLDDILERIQSAKTDSKIKGIYLNISGVNTGFATLQEIRDALIDFKASKKFIVSYSEGYTQKAYYLASVADKIYLNPEGSLDFRGLSTSIMFMKDALDKLGVDMQVVKVGTYKSAVEPFMLNGMSQPNRLQVESYLGSLYTTFLDNVSASRKIPVDSLRSIADRYAVRDAEDAVSLKLVDAVLYKDELIEEVKKRLNIKDKKKDFSTVSILDYRANSSTSEGEGRVAVLYAEGDIVSGEGESGQIASDKVSRELRKLREDDRVKAVVFRVNSPGGSALASDVIWREVVLTKKVKPIVVSMGDYAASGGYYISAAADSIFAEKNTITGSIGVFGLIPNFKGLLNDKLGIHFDGVKTGTYADLMSAPDRPLTAEERNIIQLEVNKTYGSFTKKVAEGRKLSVANVDSIGQGRVWTGEQAVGIGLVDRIGSIRDAVRSAAKMAKLKDYKVVKYPSLKDPFSSILSTSKEKISVWYMKDQLGDQYRYIQELKSVTQQSGIMAKLPYSIEVH
- a CDS encoding ABC transporter substrate-binding protein, translated to MELGSYPDPYYLCSMLEYKNALIDELVEKLNLQQISMEPALVQSAQNIASFEDLKLFIERFTHMHTPSSNLAEELEEEVDILVHKLKFIPTETRPKVLLLENIDPASPLQSALISESIRIAGGVPLDIQQYKDADMLLIKQDEFLLYGQLPQFIQQEEWNSIPAIKNNKIYIIKKDDFANVPGKDYLLELEILAEIIQPKYFIFGHQGIDWVNFDLG
- a CDS encoding N-acetylglucosamine kinase codes for the protein MIIIADGGSTKTNWCLLDDSNKKIYFNTEGYNPYFVDSEYIVNSLKKGLPLDLPFDKISEVNYYGAGVHNQEKAQIVVNAIKQVFPNSKVEVGHDLLAAARALLGTESGFAAILGTGTNSCIYDGEEITKNIDSGAYILGDEGSGSYIGKKLLIDYIRDLMPADVKKVFYETYKLLPDEIMDSVYTKPLANRFCASFSKFVYDNNVNIQYTRKIVEDSFEAFFSNLVSKYPDYQSYTFNCIGSVGYNFRNVLEEKAGHYGMKVGKILRSPIDDLVQFHMNRAAKK
- the folK gene encoding 2-amino-4-hydroxy-6-hydroxymethyldihydropteridine diphosphokinase; protein product: MNQTYLLLGANLGEPLVMLAEARIQIEHHIGRLTSLSGLYESEAWGLEDQPNFINQVIKVETMLSPDDLLKQTQKIETKLGRIRHEKWGARIIDIDILYYNNSCIHQENLIIPHPYIQERNFVLAPLTEIAADFEHPVLHKTNLVLFQNCKDSLFVNILK
- the rho gene encoding transcription termination factor Rho translates to MDVNELNAKLVSELREIAKAIGIEDADKLRKQELIDRIIQTGDENNAEAASSEPSSIQDDASERPRRRTRTVKTEPVTIRRRSDDDVETQEHPEKTTEATEETKVTAVPKAAPAKTEAAVVPTDFDNVIVNEGVLEIMPDGYGFLRSSDYNYLTSPDDIYVSQSQIKLFGLKTGDTVRGSIRPPKEGEKYFPLVRVEAINGQNPAEVRDRVPFDYLTPLFPTERLNLNMGANNYSTRIMDLFTPIGKGQRGLIVAQPKTGKTNLLKEVANAIAKNHPEVYLIILLIDERPEEVTDMARSVRAEVVASTFDEPADRHVKIANIVLEKAKRMVECGHDVVILLDSITRLARAYNTVAPASGKILSGGVDANALHKPKRFFGAARNIENGGSLTILATALTETGSKMDEVIFEEFKGTGNMELQLDRKLANKRVFPAIDLTASSTRRDDLLSDKDTLQRVWVLRNHLADMNSNEAMEFLLAQMRGTMSNEEFLISMNG